The following coding sequences lie in one Aspergillus luchuensis IFO 4308 DNA, chromosome 8, nearly complete sequence genomic window:
- a CDS encoding uncharacterized protein (COG:I;~EggNog:ENOG410PG69;~InterPro:IPR023606,IPR003673;~PFAM:PF02515;~go_function: GO:0008410 - CoA-transferase activity [Evidence IEA]), producing the protein MSFKVRSTFTSRDTITYLWQGFRLPPDTLDSLCISEPPNPGFPSSFKIGHIAQASIALSALLASQIHSLRNNIAPPKVTVPYDHACIEFNSARLYTLNGQPPSSDWGLIGGLYRSSDGYVRVHDSFPNHREGTKSLLGCSPTATRDDVASKISAWRSVDLETTAVDAKLAITALRSYEQWDVLPQAKAIADFPILLRKIGDAPAGLPARIGPHADKCLRGLRVLELSRVIAAPLCGKTLAAHGADVLWVTSPHLPDLPGLDREFGRGKRTVQFDLQDEQDTEEFFALLDDTDVFIQGYRPGSLAARGLSPESIMNRRPNRGIIYANMSAYGPDGPWSARRGFDSLVQTCSGMNVSEAEHFGAGEAARPLPCQALDHAGGFFLASGIMAALYKQATEGGSWQVDVSLAGVMKYLRSLGQYEGKTGFQGSPDYTRPQNVPTEYFETRSTGFGEMTAIRHAANIEGVEIGCEVMPKPLGSDEKRWLEPLQ; encoded by the coding sequence ATGTCTTTCAAAGTCAGGTCTACATTTACATCTCGCGATACCATCACGTATCTTTGGCAGGGTTTCCGTCTTCCCCCAGACACTCTAGACTCTCTCTGTATCAGCGAACCTCCCAATCCcggctttccctcctccttcaaaaTCGGCCATATCGCCCAAGCCTCAATTGCCCTCTCTGCTCTGCTGGCATCTCAAATCCATAGCCTCAGGAATAACATCGCCCCTCCCAAAGTTACCGTCCCCTATGATCATGCCTGTATTGAGTTCAACTCCGCACGCCTGTACACTCTGAACGGCCAGCCTCCCTCTTCAGATTGGGGGCTCATTGGCGGTCTTTATCGATCATCTGACGGCTACGTCCGCGTTCATGATTCGTTCCCCAACCACCGTGAGGGAACAAAATCCCTTCTTGGCTGCTCTCCAACCGCAACCAGAGACGATGTAGCTTCCAAGATCTCGGCATGGCGCTCCGTGGACCTCGAAACCACTGCCGTTGATGCCAAGCTGGCCATTACTGCTCTCCGCAGTTACGAACAATGGGATGTGTTGCCGCAAGCCAAAGCCATCGCAGACTTTCCCATCCTGCTTCGCAAAATCGGCGACGCCCCGGCTGGTCTTCCCGCCCGGATCGGCCCACATGCCGATAAATGCCTGCGGGGGCTCCGTGTTCTTGAACTCTCGCGGGTCATTGCGGCCCCGTTGTGTGGGAAGACACTGGCCGCACACGGTGCCGATGTGCTTTGGGTGACAAGTCCTCATCTACCCGACCTGCCAGGACTCGATCGGGAATTCGGCCGCGGAAAGAGAACCGTCCAATTCGATCTGCAAGACGAGCAAGACACAGAGGAGTTCTTCGCTTTGCTCGACGATACAGATGTCTTCATCCAGGGGTATAGACCGGGCAGTCTAGCTGCCCGTGGACTCTCGCCAGAGTCGATCATGAATAGACGTCCCAATCGTGGTATCATCTACGCAAACATGTCTGCATACGGCCCCGATGGCCCCTGGTCAGCGCGTCGAGGCTTTGACTCCCTGGTTCAAACCTGCTCCGGCATGAACGTTTCGGAGGCCGAGCACTTCGGTGCTGGGGAAGCCGCACGTCCACTTCCCTGTCAGGCGCTCGATCATGCCGGTGGCTTCTTCCTCGCGTCCGGGATCATGGCCGCGCTGTACAAGCAAGCAACGGAAGGGGGATCCTGGCAGGTGGATGTCTCGCTAGCAGGGGTGATGAAATACCTGCGCTCATTAGGCCAATACGAAGGGAAAACAGGATTTCAAGGATCACCAGATTATACTCGCCCCCAAAATGTTCCGACCGAGTATTTCGAAACCCGGAGCACGGGGTTTGGGGAAATGACCGCCATTCGTCACGCTGCGAACATTGAAGGGGTTGAGATCGGCTGCGAAGTTATGCCCAAACCACTCGGCTCTGACGAAAAGCGGTGGCTGGAGCCATTGCAATAA
- a CDS encoding FAD-dependent oxidoreductase (COG:C,H;~EggNog:ENOG410PUCM;~InterPro:IPR036188): MKVIIIGGDVSALVCAITCRRDNLDVIVLESGQDTETPPGVQIPPNGTHLLRRLGLLDAVLEKGDILQTIDFRRYADGGVIRSMPCGEETCRVYGGPWISIHRTDLLQILRDRARKLGTEIRPAAVREVNSATAEVILEDGERLQGDVVIKADDNITNESPSPSTPNDTETIYQTTISRKHLEALNNPKIDELWQGRHSTTVWLGPNQHAVFYPIRHGQTFILNIDHTNTDSNPSTTPTAQEICTGWDTRLQTILTLTPTTLSYHTHNHHHQTPTQNTPPQSLLTHLPTQTIPPYLFQTTSTAIEDALTLGTLLSLYNQHTHLHFHPQLKPQSQSHSHLPSLLTLHTNLRAPITTSKIQSALSTLRTFQLENGLAQQARDWVLSGAGITRDTDGWWKVVSARQEGVLGGGVGLVDETGRAFWEWMRERGDREREGSSSSSSGRSSCGIGGSRRRWYAWC, translated from the exons ATGAAAGTCATTATCATAGGAGGGGACGTTTCAGCCCTTGTGTGCGCAATTACTTGTCGTCGCGACAATCTGGACGTGATCGTGCTCGAGTCTGGTCAAGATACTGAG ACTCCCCCGGGCGTCCAGATTCCTCCTAACGGAAcacatctcctccgccgatTGGGTTTGCTCGATGCAGTACTCGAGAAGGGTGATATCCTCCAGACAATTGATTTCCGACGATATGCCGACGGTGGAGTGATTAGATCAATGCCATGCGGGGAGGAGACGTGTCGAGTATATGGAGGGCCATGGAT ATCAATCCATCGCACAGATCTGCTCCAGATCCTCCGAGACAGGGCACGGAAATTGGGTACTGAGATCCGACCTGCCGCAGTGCGAGAAGTAAACAGTGCGACTGCAGAAGTAATCCTGGAAGACGGAGAGAGACTACAAGGAGATGTTGTGATCAAAGCAGACG ACAACATAACCAACGAATCCCCCTCACCAAGCACACCAAACGACACAGAAACCATCTACCAAACAACTATCTCACGAAAACACCTCGAAGCCCTCAACAACCCTAAAATCGATGAACTCTGGCAAGGCCGCCACAGCACCACCGTCTGGCTCGGACCCAACCAACACGCCGTCTTCTATCCCATCCGACACGGCCAAACATTCATCTTGAACATAGACCATACCAACACTGACAGCAatcccagcaccaccccaACCGCCCAGGAAATATGCACAGGCTGGGACACCCG CCTCCaaaccatcctcaccctcacacccaccaccctctcctaccacacccacaaccatcaccaccaaacccCAACCCAGAACACCCCTCCACAGTCCCTCCTAacccacctccccacccaaaCAATCCCACCCTACCTCTTCCAAACAACATCCACAGCCATCGAAGACGCCCTCACCCTCGGCaccctcctcagcctctaCAACCAACACACCCACCTGCACTTCCACCCGCAACTCaaaccccaatcccaatcccactcgcacctcccctccctcctaaCCCTACACACAAATCTCCGCgcccccatcaccacctccaagaTACAATCTGCACTCTCCACCCTCCGCACATTCCAACTCGAGAACGGACTCGCCCAGCAAGCGCGGGACTGGGTGCTCAGCGGAGCGGGGATAACGAGAGATACGgatgggtggtggaaggttGTGTCGGCGCGTCaggagggggtgttgggtggtggggttgggttggtggatgagacGGGGAGGGCGTTTTGGGaatggatgagggagaggggggatagagaaagggaggggtcatcgtcgtcgtcgtctggGAGGTCGAGTTGTGGGATTGGGgggtcgaggaggagatggtatGCTTGGTGTTGA
- the SLA2 gene encoding putative cytoskeleton assembly control protein Sla2 (BUSCO:EOG09261A3K;~COG:Z;~EggNog:ENOG410PHTB;~InterPro:IPR013809,IPR030224,IPR035964,IPR011417, IPR002558,IPR008942;~PFAM:PF01608,PF07651;~go_function: GO:0003779 - actin binding [Evidence IEA];~go_function: GO:0005543 - phospholipid binding [Evidence IEA];~go_function: GO:0030276 - clathrin binding [Evidence IEA];~go_process: GO:0006897 - endocytosis [Evidence IEA]): protein MSRTETDLAINIRKATSIEETAPKRKHVRSCIVYTWDHKSSSAFWAGMKVQPVLADEVQTFKALITIHKVLQEGHPIVVREAQQHVNWIDSLMRGVGGDGIRGYGPLIREYVFYLESKLAFHRNHPEFNGLFEYEEYISLKTTNDPNEGYEAITDLMTLQDQIDAFQKLIFSHFQSGTNNECRISALVPLVQESYGIYKFITSMLRAMHTTTGDTEALEPLRGRYDAQHYRLVRFYYECSNLRYLTSLITVPKLPQDPPNLLSEDDERPALPKRPVKEPEPQPSPPPKMTAAEPEPISDFWTTEAKRQQEEYEAEQRRLQQQWEDQQRQQLLAQQQAQRDFEEQQRLQAEQQRLAQEQLLRDQYQTQTQGRLAELEQENLNARAQYERDQLMLQQYDRRVKDLEEQMNHLNSNLNLQNASKDEQIRSLQEQVNTWRSKYEALAKLYSQLRQEHLDLLQTTKSLKLKAASAQEAIERREKLERELKTKNLELADMIRERDRALHDRDRLTGNNKEELEKVKRELRFALERAENAERSKGTEISTLLSKYNREMADLEEALRNKSRALEEVSTKTSERAGDHDLALREKDEEIEVYKSGMEQALMELEELKLSQGDVDNALDSQIDTVLHGTVSKINDIIDSVLQTGVQRVDDALYELDSSMQAGNQNASPPYVLSQIEKASASATEFSTAFNNFIADGPNSTHAEIIRTVSIFAGSVADVLSNTKGLTRFANDDKSADQLVNAARKSAQATVRFFRGLQSFRLEGLEALQKTDVVINNNLEVQRDLQTLSKLVDAFAPKSAKIATNGDLGDLVDQELTRAADAIDAAAQRLAKLKNKPRDGFSTYELRINDVILAAAIAVTNAIAELIKAATASQQEIVREGRGSSSRTAFYKKNNRWTEGLISAAKAVASSTNTLIETADGVISGRNSPEQLIVASNDVAASTAQLVAASRVKATFMSKSQDRLETASKAVGAACRALVRQVQDIIKEKNQDDSEAVDYSKLSSHEFKVREMEQQVEILQLENNLSRARQRLGEMRKISYQED from the exons atgagTCG CACGGAGACTGATTTGGCGATTAACATTCGCAAAGCCACGAGCATCG AGGAAACCGCCCCGAAAC GGAAACATGTTCGGAGCTGCATCGTGTACACATGGGATCATAAATCATCCAGCGCCTTCTGGGCTGGCATGAAAGT CCAACCTGTCCTTGCCGACGAAGTCCAGACGTTCAAGGCGCTCATCACGATACACAAGGTGCTTCAGGAAGGTCACCCGATCGTGGTCCGTGAAGCACAGCAGCATGTCAATTGGATCGATAGTCTAATgcgtggtgttggtggagatggtaTCCGAG GATACGGCCCCCTTATTCGCGAATACGTCTTCTACCTCGAGTCGAAGCTGGCGTTTCACCGGAACCATCCCGAATTCAACG GCCTGTTCGAATATGAAGAGTACATCAGCTTGAAGACAACTAATGACCCCAATGAAGG GTATGAGGCAATTACAGATCTCATGACATTGCAAGATCAGATCGATGCTTTCCAGAAGTTGATCTTCTCTCATTTCCAATCCGGCACCAACAACGAATGTCGCATCTCCGCTTTGGTCCCTCTGGTACAGGAGAGCTACGGCATCTACAAGTTTATCACCAGCATGCTGAGGGCTATGCACACGA CAACGGGTGATACGGAAGCGCTTGAACCCCTCCGCGGTCGATACGACGCCCAGCACTACCGCCTCGTCCGCTTCTACTATGAATGTTCGAATCTGCGGTATCTTACTAGCCTGATCACTGTCCCCAAACTGCCACAGGATCCTCCAAACTTGCTGTCGGAAGACGACGAACGTCCCGCTTTGCCGAAGCGACCAGTCAAGGAACCCGAGCCCCAGCCGTCTCCCCCGCCCAAGATGACTGCAGCAGAGCCGGAGCCTATCAGCGATTTCTGGACCACCGAAGCCAAGCGTCAGCAAGAAGAGTATGAAGCCGAGCAACGCCgcttgcagcagcaatggGAGGATCAGCAGCGGCAACAACTTCtcgcgcagcagcaggctcaGCGCGACTTCGAGGAACAACAGCGCCTCCAGGccgagcagcagcgcctCGCTCAGGAACAGCTTTTGCGCGATCAGTACCAGACACAGACCCAAGGTCGCTTGGCCGAGCTTGAGCAGGAGAACTTGAATGCCCGCGCCCAGTACGAGCGTGACCAGTTGATGCTGCAGCAGTACGACCGTCGAGTCAAGGACCTGGAGGAACAAATGAACCACTTGAACTCCAACCTGAACCTGCAGAATGCGTCGAAGGACGAGCAGATTCGGTCGCTGCAGGAGCAGGTTAACACGTGGCGGTCCAAGTACGAAGCCTTGGCCAAGCTTTACTCCCAACTCCGCCAGGAGCACCTCGACCTATtgcagacgacgaagagCCTTAAGCTGAAGGCAGCATCGGCACAGGAGGCTATTGAGCGCCGTGAGAAGCTTGAGCGTGAGCTCAAGACCAAGAACCTGGAGCTGGCCGACATGATCCGCGAGCGAGACCGCGCACTGCACGACAGAGACCGTCTGACCGGAAACAACAAagaagagctggagaaggttAAGCGCGAGCTGCGCTTCGCCCTCGAGCGAGCTGAGAATGCGGAACGCTCCAAGGGCACGGAGATCTCGACACTGTTGTCGAAATACAACAGAGAAATGGCAGACTTGGAGGAAGCTCTCCGG AACAAGTCTCGTGCCTTAGAGGAAGTCTCCACCAAGACCTCGGAGCGTGCAGGCGACCACGACCTTGCCCTGCGCGAAAAGGACGAGGAAATCGAAGTGTACAAGTCGGGAATGGAGCAGGCTTTGATGGAattggaggagctgaaatTG AGCCAAGGTGATGTCGACAACGCGCTGGACTCGCAGATTGACACTGTTCTGCACGGCACCGTCTCTAAGATCAACGATATCATCGATTCGGTTCTCCAGACGGGTGTCCAGCGTGTGGATGATGCTCTGTATGAGCTTGACTCCTCCATGCAGGCTGGTAACCAGAACGCCTCTCCGCCGTATGTGCTGTCGCAGATCGAGAAGGCTTCGGCCTCGGCCACCGAATTCTCTACGGCCTTCAACAACTTCATTGCGGACGGGCCCAACAGCACGCATGCGGAAATCATTCGGACTGTATCCATCTTCGCTGGCTCCGTCGCCGACGTGCTGAGCAACACCAAGGGATTGACGCGTTTCGCCAACGACGACAAGAGCGCGGATCAGCTGGTCAACGCAGCCCGCAAATCCGCCCAGGCGACAGTGCGGTTCTTCCGAGGCTTGCAGTCTTTCCGTCTTGAGGGACTTGAGGCGCTGCAGAAGACCGATGTTgtgatcaacaacaacctcgaaGTGCAGAGGGACTTGCAGACTCTCTCGAAGCTGGTTGATGCATTCGCGCCGAAGAGTGCCAAGATTGCCACCAATGGCGATCTGGGCGACTTGGTTGACCAAGAACTTACCAGGGCGGCTGATGCTATCGATGCTGCAGCCCAGCGACTGGCCAAGCTTAAGAACAAGCCTCGTGATGGCTTCAGCACCTATGAGCTTCGGATCAACGATGTCATTCTGGCGGCTGCTATTGCAGTGACCAACGCCATCGCCGAACTCATCAAGGCGGCTACCGCGTCGCAGCAAGAGATTGTCCGGGAGGGTCGTGGTAGCTCTTCGCGGACGGCTTTctacaagaagaacaaccgCTGGACCGAGGGTCTGATTTCAGCAGCCAAGGCAGTCGCCAGCTCGACCAACACCTTGATTGAGACCGCCGATGGTGTCATTTCGGGTCGCAATTCCCCTGAGCAATTGATTGTCGCTTCCAACGATGTGGCGGCCAGTACGGCGCAGCTGGTGGCAGCCAGCCGTGTCAAGGCTACCTTCATGAGCAAGTCGCAGGATCGTCTCGAGACTGCTAGCAAGGCTGTTGGTGCGGCCTGCCGGGCCTTGGTGCGCCAGGTGcaggatatcatcaaggagaagaaccagGACGATTCCGAAGCGGTGGATTACTCGAAGCTCAGCTCCCACGAGTTCAAGGTGCGGGAGATGGAGCAACAG GTCGAGATCCTCCAACTGGAGAACAACCTCTCTCGGGCTCGTCAACGCCTGGGAGAGATGCGGAAGATTTCTTATCAAGAGGACTAA
- a CDS encoding uncharacterized protein (COG:S;~EggNog:ENOG410PFA6;~InterPro:IPR031468;~TransMembrane:1 (i7-34o);~go_function: GO:0008289 - lipid binding [Evidence IEA]), with the protein MGSYASFLFIYVLGGLTFLPLVLSLVALFVYLTLPTAAPSPPLSSDQKSCHPQSSSTTLRRPTDDHYSLKSGTDELAEKFHRTHDSDVAAGYFAVCREYVPGGVNGRPPERTTPAGEVIAAESPSVYQAMYRSLFDRKQAPTIEPAKNTPKNGKRARNVFYIVLRHGHLMLYDNANQVEVRYVISLAHHDVSIHGGEGPIPEGELWLKRNAICLSRRLESLGDLGGPTPPFFLFSENLSEKEDFYFAMLQNQARMWNSPDAPPKHQTFDVKHIVTLVQRLHSSEEQLQTRWINAVLGRLFLAMYKTPEMEEFIRKKVTKKISRVNKPNFISKIGLQKIDMGEGAPFIINPRLKDLTVDGNCCVETDVQYTGNFRLEISATVRIDLGQRFKAREVDIVLAVVLKKLEGHLLIRFKPPPSNRIWISFESMPDMDMDIEPIVSSKQITYGIILRTIESRIRETVAESLVQPFWDDIPFMDTESQRFRGGIWEREIPKPDTKADIPDESGAQDQPSGSTKEESIEVLKIKDDRTMSAPALAESGNGTLKARKNSKASIGDLENISPSALSSAVDKFGTSPPRVIRSQTFSNAADPVLTADHGKMDRVLSETKSEEKSYATSAMIEISNRSAPGSPEKTPASSPPVASHMVPDSVSQSRDPSIIESSGSFDESASEFRTRPPSIHRGSDSSNNLRGMESGSTASLASNKSRRRSTLETLTRSITSATPSESKSPGPLNTATSVAKKWGWNMFGRGESSSAHDMSRPAGTPEQPIGRGHPLPPPGTPLPRPDKVGYKRNTVAVPKRKPVALSNVPEQKSDRENKRPVPKPPLPRRKPIYQPQAEGARSDELLVVEAPYDSGPNSPVVDLSPEGASATESNTKGYSSSTKLGESAASRDSGDGEGELEPVEQGPAVPDSKPRLDTEKHGMEILSATDGIIP; encoded by the exons ATGGGTTCCTACGCCAGCTTTCTCTTCATATACGTCCTCGGCGGACTTACCTTCCTCCCGCTAGTCCTGTCGCTGGTCGCTCTCTTCGTCTATCTGACCCTCCCGACTGCCGCTCCGTCCCCGCCGCTCTCCTCCGATCAGAAATCATGCCATCCCCAATCTTCTTCGACAACTCTGCGCCGTCCGACCGATGATCATTACAGTCTTAAGTCTGGAACGGATGAGTTGGCCGAGAAGTTTCATCGTACCCATGACTCCGATGTCGCCGCTGGTTATTTCGCCGTTTGTCGTGAATATGTCCCCGGTGGTGTTAATGGGCGACCGCCTGAGAGGACCACCCCGGCTGGGGAGGTGATCGCCGCGGAGAGTCCGAGCGTGTATCAGGCTATGTATAGGAGTTTGTTCGATCGGAAACAGGCTCCGACGATCGAGCCGGCTAAGAATACTCCCAAGAATGGGAAGCGGGCGCGTAATGTCTTCTATATTGTTCTTCG ACATGGCCATTTGATGCTCTACGATAATGCGAACCAGGTGGAAGTCCGATATGTTATTTCGCTTGCCCACCATGATGTCAGTAttcatggtggagagggccCGATCCCAGAAGGAGAACTGTGGCTAAAGAGAAACGCCATCTGCCTCTCGCGACGACTGGAGTCGCTGGGTGATCTTGGAGGACCTACGCCgcctttcttcctcttctccgaaAACCTGTCCGAAAAGGAGGACTTCTATTTCGCCATGCTCCAGAATCAGGCTCGCATGTGGAACTCTCCAGATGCTCCTCCCAAGCATCAGACGTTTGATGTCAAACACATCGTCACCCTGGTTCAGCGCTTGCATTCGTCCGAGGAGCAACTGCAAACGCGATGGATCAACGCGGTGCTGGGCAGGTTGTTCCTTGCCATGTACAAGACACCCGAAATGGAGGAGTTCATTCGGAAGAAGGTCACCAAGAAGATCTCCCGCGTCAACAAGCCCAACTTCATCAGCAAGATTGGTCTCCAAAAAATTGACATGGGGGAAGGTGCGCCCTTTATCATCAACCCTAGGCTCAAGGACTTGACAGTCGACGGCAACTGTTGCGTAGAGACGGATGTCCAGTATACGGGCAACTTCCGCCTGGAGATCTCGGCAACCGTGCGTATCGACTTGGGCCAGCGCTTCAAGGCCAGGGAAGTCGACATCGTCCTGGCGGTtgtgctgaagaagctggagggtCATTTGCTGATCCGCTTCAAGCCTCCTCCGAGCAACAGAATCTGGATATCCTTTGAATCCATGCCCGATATGGATATGGATATTGAACCAATTGTCAGCTCCAAGCAGATCACTTACGGCATAATTCTGCGTACCATTGAGAGTCGCATCCGGGAAACTGTTGCGGAGAGTCTGGTGCAGCCGTTTTGGGACGACATCCCCTTCATGGACACTGAATCACAGCGATTCCGCGGTGGTATCTGGGAGCGAGAGATACCGAAACCTGATACAAAAGCAGATATTCCCGATGAGTCCGGTGCTCAGGATCAGCCCTCAGGTAGCACCAAAGAGGAGTCGATTGAAGTACTGAAGATCAAGGACGATCGCACCATGAGCGCCCCTGCGCTTGCCGAATCTGGCAATGGCACCTTAAAAGCCCGCAAGAATTCCAAGGCCTCCATAGGAGATTTGGAGAATATCAGTCCAAGCGCTCTATCTTCTGCGGTGGACAAATTCGGCACATCGCCCCCACGGGTAATTCGGTCTCAGACCTTCTCTAATGCCGCCGATCCCGTCCTGACAGCTGACCATGGGAAGATGGACCGGGTTCTGTCCGAAACCAAGAGTGAAGAAAAGAGCTATGCGACCAGTGCTATGATCGAAATATCTAACCGGTCAGCTCCTGGATCGCCGGAAAAGACTCCTGCAAGCTCTCCTCCGGTTGCTAGTCATATGGTCCCGGATAGTGTATCCCAGAGTCGGGATCCGTCCATCATCGAATCATCTGGGAGCTTCGATGAGTCTGCAAGCGAGTTTCGTACCCGGCCGCCCTCTATTCACCGTGGAAGCGATTCATCGAACAACCTCCGGGGTATGGAGAGTGGTTCTACTGCATCCCTGGCGAGCAACAAGTCGCGACGTCGCAGCACACTCGAAACATTGACCCGGTCGATTACCTCTGCCACTCCCTCGGAGAGTAAATCCCCCGGCCCGCTAAATACGGCCACCTCCGTGGCCAAGAAGTGGGGATGGAACATGTTCGGCAGAGGCGAGTCTAGCTCCGCTCACGATATGTCTCGTCCTGCGGGCACTCCGGAGCAGCCGATAGGGCGTGGACacccactcccacccccgGGGACTCCATTGCCGCGTCCTGACAAGGTGGGATATAAGAGGAACACCGTAGCGGTTCCCAAGCGTAAACCGGTGGCGTTGTCGAATGTTCCCGAGCAGAAGTCGGATAGGGAGAACAAGAGGCCTGTTCCCAAGCCACCTCTACCCAGACGGAAGCCAATCTATCAACCCCAGGCGGAGGGGGCTAGGTCGGATGAGTTACTTGTGGTCGAAGCTCCATACGATTCGGGACCAAACAGCCCTGTGGTGGACCTATCTCCTGAAGGAGCATCAGCAACTGAGTCGAACACCAAAGGCTACAGCTCATCAACGAAATTAGGAGAGTCGGCTGCCAGTCGCGATAgtggggatggtgaaggcGAGCTTGAGCCGGTAGAGCAAGGGCCTGCGGTTCCTGATTCGAAGCCCAGACTTGACACGGAGAAACATGGCATGGAAATACTCTCCGCTACGGACGGGATTATTCCATGA
- a CDS encoding alpha/beta fold hydrolase (COG:S;~EggNog:ENOG410PN0R;~InterPro:IPR000073,IPR029058;~PFAM:PF12697), giving the protein MTTTTESSFITLPTKPTAQLSYTFYPPASQFSNKTLLIFLNGLTAPQTSWVPILHLLQSTHPHNLPAILTYDRYGQGQTPSRDPADQDATDPSHGHDILSALDDLHQLIQQIARLHLHTSTTPSDLNLILVGNSLGCALARLYAQTYPGTVSALLLLDSILANSDFVSVIPDPTAPGFVPPPREDGISVQDLAMARAIAGKVFHPSVGSKEGLSRRNLAELLPGSDGPRLVGTDAGRGPWVTVIGHDGKTFAEESVRMTGGKVSGRVFEVYVTPFWERYHRGLLGITDEERGRGPLVAEGAGHVVQLGNPGFVAEELKRFLDKVIC; this is encoded by the coding sequence ATGACAACAACTACAGAATCCAGCTTCATAACCCTCCCCACCAAACCCACTGCCCAACTAAGCTATACCTTTTACCCTCCGGCCTCTCAATTCTCCAACAAAACCCtactcatcttcctcaacggCCTCACAGCCCCCCAAACCTCGTGGgtccccatcctccacctcctccaatccacccacccacacaaCCTCCCAGCCATCCTCACCTACGACCGCTACGGCCAAGGACAGACTCCCTCCAGGGATCCAGCCGACCAGGATGCCACAGACCCAAGTCACGGGCACGACATCCTCTCTGCCCTGGACGACCTCCACCAACTCATCCAGCAGATTGCCAGACTCCATCTCCAcacatcaacaaccccctCAGACCTAAACCTAATCCTAGTAGGCAACTCCCTGGGCTGCGCTCTCGCCCGTCTTTACGCCCAAACGTACCCAGGCACTGTGtccgccctcctcctgctcgacAGCATCCTCGCCAACTCGGATTTCGTGTCTGTGATTCCGGATCCTACTGCACCGGGCTTTGTTCCACCGCCGAGAGAGGATGGCATCTCCGTTCAGGATCTGGCCATGGCGCGAGCTATTGCGGGGAAGGTCTTTCATCCGTCTGTGGGGAGTAAGGAGGGCTTGTCGAGACGGAATCTGGCGGAGTTGTTGCCTGGGAGTGATGGACCGAGGCTGGTGGGGACTGATGCTGGAAGGGGGCCTTGGGTTACGGTCATTGGACATGATGGGAAGACATTTGCGGAGGAGAGTGTGAGGATGACGGGTGGGAAGGTGTCTGGAAGGGTGTTTGAAGTGTATGTCACGCCGTTTTGGGAGAGGTATCATCGGGGATTGCTGGGTATTACagatgaagagagagggaggggaccACTTGTTGCTGAGGGTGCTGGCCATGTAGTGCAACTGGGAAATCCGGGGTTTGTGGCAGAAGAGTTGAAGAGATTTTTGGATAAGGTTATCTGCTGA